One stretch of Campylobacter sp. CNRCH_2014_0184h DNA includes these proteins:
- the pth gene encoding aminoacyl-tRNA hydrolase yields MTLVVGLGNIGEQYAQTRHNVGFMLIDLILKDLQTTKLSNAKFKGELFKSSSALFLKPSTYMNLSGESVKAVSEYYKCDRIIVIHDDIDLNLGALKFKIGGSSGGHNGLKSIDNLCGNAYERVRIGVGKGQDVISHVLGKFKQEEQESLTKVLEHSKKALFELLNSDIEKIASKYSLKS; encoded by the coding sequence ATGACCTTAGTCGTAGGACTTGGTAATATAGGAGAACAATACGCCCAAACCCGTCATAATGTAGGGTTTATGCTAATTGACTTAATTTTGAAAGACTTGCAAACAACAAAGCTTTCAAATGCTAAATTTAAAGGAGAGCTTTTTAAAAGCTCTTCTGCTCTTTTTTTAAAACCTTCCACTTATATGAATTTATCCGGAGAAAGCGTAAAAGCTGTTAGTGAATACTATAAATGCGATAGAATTATTGTAATCCATGATGATATAGATTTAAATTTAGGTGCTTTGAAATTTAAAATAGGTGGATCAAGTGGTGGGCATAATGGACTTAAAAGTATAGATAATCTTTGTGGTAATGCTTATGAGAGAGTACGTATAGGAGTAGGAAAAGGACAAGATGTAATTTCTCATGTTTTGGGGAAATTTAAACAAGAAGAGCAAGAAAGTTTAACTAAGGTTTTAGAACATAGTAAAAAAGCCTTATTTGAGCTTTTAAATTCTGATATAGAAAAAATCGCTTCAAAATATTCTTTAAAAAGTTAA
- the lysA gene encoding diaminopimelate decarboxylase, giving the protein MDYLKLAKEYNTPFYIYDFDKIKERFTMLKDAFKARKSQIFYAVKANSNLSVLKLLASLDSGFDCVSAGEIYRALKAGAKNYKIIFSGVGKSADELKYALEQNILYVNLESYEEMLLLEQIAKENQKTARISIRVNPNVDAKTHPYISTGLHENKFGVDIESAKKMYLYAKNSQFLEPVGVHFHIGSQILDISSIHEASVIVAKLVKELLALKINIKFFDIGGGLGVCYKDEQEPNLYDYAQGILASLQGLDVCIGMEPGRFLVANAGEFVTKVLYEKFNDKKRFVVVDGAMNDLLRPSLYSAYHEIKLLGENKEESLCDIVGGVCESGDFLAKDRKLAKTKAGDLIIVKSAGAYGFSMSSNYNTRNRVCELACENGTVRMIRKRESYEDQIALELDFLKD; this is encoded by the coding sequence ATGGATTATTTAAAACTAGCAAAAGAATATAACACACCATTTTATATTTATGATTTTGATAAAATCAAAGAGCGTTTTACAATGTTAAAAGATGCTTTTAAAGCAAGAAAGTCACAAATTTTTTATGCAGTTAAAGCAAATTCTAATTTAAGTGTTTTAAAACTTTTAGCTTCTTTAGATAGCGGGTTTGATTGTGTTAGCGCGGGTGAGATTTATAGAGCTTTAAAAGCAGGGGCTAAGAATTATAAAATTATTTTTAGTGGGGTAGGTAAAAGTGCTGATGAGTTAAAATATGCTTTAGAGCAAAACATACTTTATGTAAATTTAGAAAGCTATGAAGAAATGCTTCTTTTAGAACAAATTGCTAAAGAAAATCAAAAGACAGCCCGTATAAGCATAAGAGTAAATCCAAATGTAGATGCTAAAACACATCCTTACATTTCTACAGGTTTGCATGAAAATAAATTTGGCGTAGATATAGAAAGTGCTAAAAAAATGTATCTTTATGCTAAAAACTCACAATTTTTAGAGCCAGTTGGTGTGCATTTTCACATAGGCTCGCAAATTCTTGATATAAGCAGTATTCATGAAGCTTCTGTGATTGTTGCAAAATTAGTAAAAGAGCTTTTGGCTTTAAAAATTAATATTAAATTCTTTGATATAGGTGGAGGCTTAGGGGTTTGTTATAAAGATGAACAAGAGCCAAATTTATATGATTATGCTCAAGGAATTTTAGCAAGTTTACAAGGTCTTGATGTGTGCATAGGTATGGAACCTGGTAGATTTCTAGTGGCAAATGCAGGTGAGTTTGTTACTAAAGTATTATATGAAAAATTTAATGATAAAAAGCGTTTTGTGGTTGTTGATGGGGCGATGAATGATTTATTACGTCCAAGTTTATATAGTGCTTATCATGAAATTAAGCTTTTGGGCGAAAATAAAGAAGAGAGCCTTTGTGATATTGTTGGTGGGGTTTGTGAGAGTGGAGATTTTTTAGCTAAAGATAGAAAACTAGCTAAGACAAAAGCAGGAGATTTGATCATAGTTAAAAGTGCAGGTGCGTATGGTTTTAGCATGAGTAGTAATTATAATACTCGCAATAGAGTATGTGAGCTAGCTTGTGAAAATGGCACGGTAAGAATGATTAGAAAAAGAGAAAGTTATGAGGATCAAATTGCTTTAGAGCTTGATTTTTTAAAGGATTGA
- the hisC gene encoding histidinol-phosphate transaminase: MKFNPFLEAIKTYESGKDMDLIAKEYGLKEVIKLASNENPYGTSKKAKEAIINNAHLAHLYPDDTMSELKQALAQKYDILKENLIIGSGSDQIIEYIVHAKLDHSKAYLQCGVSFAMYEIYAKQLGVKVYKTPSLTHDLNELYELYQKHKNEIKVIFLCLPNNPLGECLYASAVFEFLEKIDEDCLVAIDGAYNEFASFKDSKKHINPKELIHKFQNTVYLGTFSKLYGLGGMRVGYGIACKEIINAFYKLRAPFNVTNLSLKAAVAALDDDEFVQKTLENNFSQMKLYEDFAKNYKIRYIPSYTNFITYFFDEKNSTDLSEKLLKNGIIIRNLQSYGLNAVRISIGTEYENSRFFEEFSKNF; this comes from the coding sequence ATGAAATTTAATCCTTTTTTAGAAGCTATTAAAACTTACGAAAGTGGCAAGGATATGGATTTAATTGCTAAAGAATATGGTTTAAAAGAAGTTATTAAACTAGCGAGTAATGAAAATCCTTATGGTACAAGCAAAAAAGCTAAAGAAGCCATTATAAATAATGCGCATTTAGCTCATTTGTATCCTGATGATACTATGAGTGAATTAAAACAAGCTTTAGCACAAAAATATGATATTTTAAAAGAAAATCTCATCATAGGTAGTGGGAGTGATCAAATCATAGAATATATAGTGCATGCAAAACTTGATCATTCTAAGGCTTATTTGCAATGCGGGGTTAGCTTTGCTATGTATGAAATTTATGCAAAACAACTAGGAGTTAAGGTTTATAAAACCCCAAGCTTAACCCATGATTTAAATGAGTTGTATGAGTTATATCAAAAGCATAAAAATGAAATCAAAGTAATCTTTTTATGCTTACCCAATAATCCTTTAGGTGAGTGTTTATACGCAAGTGCGGTTTTTGAGTTTTTAGAAAAAATTGATGAGGATTGTTTGGTAGCCATTGATGGAGCTTATAATGAATTTGCTTCATTTAAAGATAGCAAAAAACATATCAACCCTAAGGAATTAATCCATAAATTTCAAAATACAGTATATCTAGGAACCTTTTCTAAGCTTTATGGTTTGGGTGGTATGAGAGTAGGTTATGGTATAGCTTGCAAGGAAATTATCAATGCGTTTTATAAATTAAGAGCACCTTTTAATGTGACTAATTTGAGTTTAAAAGCTGCTGTTGCTGCGTTAGATGATGATGAGTTTGTGCAAAAAACTTTGGAAAATAATTTTTCACAAATGAAACTTTATGAAGATTTTGCTAAAAATTATAAAATTCGATACATTCCAAGCTATACAAATTTTATTACTTATTTTTTTGATGAAAAAAATAGCACAGATTTATCTGAAAAATTGCTTAAAAACGGTATAATAATAAGAAATTTACAAAGTTATGGTTTAAATGCTGTGCGTATAAGTATAGGTACAGAGTATGAAAATTCAAGGTTTTTTGAAGAGTTTTCTAAAAATTTTTAG
- a CDS encoding chorismate mutase / prephenate dehydratase — translation MKEIEKLRNKIDTIDDKILALLNERMLHVKDIGVIKQNLGGSIYRPERERAIINRLKNYNHGLLDQNAIEAIYQEIFAVSRNLEMPQSIAYLGPEGSYTHQVARTRFGAMSRYTPLANIEDVFKELAHKEAKYGVVPIENNTAGAVGVTLDCLGKYEDVKIFAEIYMDIHHSFVSMSENLKDIKRIYSHPQGYNQCRNFLESHDLSEVEFVASKSTAHAAYLASQDVTSAAICSKIAAKLYNVPILFETIEDNLANRTRFLILSDIKIPQMPHCKTSILALAAHKPGGLSDLLYEFKKEGINLTKLESRPIKTREFVHSFYIDFEGHIDDENVQRVLKKADHIKWLGSYLSGESNEI, via the coding sequence ATGAAAGAGATAGAAAAATTACGCAATAAAATCGATACCATTGATGATAAAATTTTGGCTTTGCTTAATGAAAGAATGCTTCATGTTAAAGATATAGGAGTTATTAAGCAAAATTTAGGTGGAAGTATTTATAGACCTGAGCGCGAAAGAGCTATTATAAATAGACTTAAAAATTATAATCATGGTTTATTAGATCAAAATGCAATCGAAGCAATTTACCAAGAAATTTTTGCTGTATCAAGAAATTTAGAAATGCCCCAAAGCATAGCTTATTTAGGACCTGAGGGAAGCTATACGCATCAAGTAGCAAGAACGCGTTTTGGTGCTATGAGTCGTTATACTCCACTTGCAAATATAGAAGATGTTTTTAAAGAATTAGCTCACAAAGAAGCAAAATATGGAGTAGTGCCTATAGAAAATAATACAGCAGGTGCAGTGGGTGTGACGCTTGATTGTCTTGGAAAATATGAAGATGTAAAGATTTTTGCTGAAATTTATATGGATATTCATCATTCTTTTGTAAGTATGAGTGAAAATTTAAAAGATATTAAACGCATATATTCTCATCCACAAGGCTATAATCAATGTAGAAATTTTTTAGAAAGTCATGATTTAAGTGAAGTAGAATTTGTAGCAAGCAAATCCACAGCTCATGCAGCTTATTTAGCTTCGCAAGATGTTACTTCAGCTGCGATTTGCTCTAAGATTGCAGCAAAACTTTATAATGTGCCTATATTATTTGAAACGATTGAGGATAATTTGGCAAATCGCACTAGGTTTTTGATTTTAAGTGATATAAAAATACCTCAAATGCCTCATTGTAAAACTTCTATTTTAGCACTTGCTGCACATAAACCAGGTGGGCTTAGTGATTTATTATATGAGTTTAAAAAAGAGGGGATAAATTTAACAAAACTTGAATCACGCCCTATAAAAACAAGAGAATTTGTACATAGTTTTTATATAGATTTTGAAGGACATATTGATGATGAAAATGTCCAAAGAGTATTAAAAAAAGCTGATCATATAAAATGGCTTGGATCGTATTTATCAGGAGAAAGTAATGAAATTTAA
- the serB gene encoding phosphoserine phosphatase SerB yields MIKLCAFDFDSTLMDGETIDILAQEYNVGDAVKSITDKAMNGELDFFESLNARVALLEGMPVDQVRKCCENLPLMNGAKELCEYLKNKNIKIIVFSGGFHEGIDLIQNKLHFDFGFANFLHSKNGVLTGKVGGEIMFNNSKGIILQRLKKFLNLKTEEIMCVGDGANDISMFKECGLKIAFCAKEILRSHADICVDKKDLKEIIKVIQ; encoded by the coding sequence ATGATAAAGCTTTGTGCCTTTGACTTTGACTCTACGCTAATGGATGGAGAAACCATCGATATTTTAGCACAAGAGTATAATGTCGGTGATGCTGTTAAAAGTATCACCGATAAAGCAATGAATGGTGAGCTTGATTTTTTTGAAAGCTTGAATGCTAGAGTAGCCTTGCTTGAGGGAATGCCAGTTGATCAAGTAAGAAAGTGCTGTGAAAATTTACCTTTGATGAATGGTGCTAAAGAATTATGTGAGTATTTAAAAAATAAAAATATAAAAATTATTGTTTTTAGCGGTGGATTTCATGAGGGAATTGACTTAATACAAAATAAACTTCATTTTGATTTCGGTTTTGCTAACTTTTTGCATAGTAAAAACGGTGTTTTAACGGGAAAAGTTGGCGGAGAAATTATGTTTAACAACTCAAAAGGTATTATACTACAAAGACTTAAGAAATTTTTAAATTTAAAAACAGAAGAAATTATGTGTGTGGGCGATGGAGCTAATGATATTTCTATGTTTAAAGAATGTGGATTAAAAATAGCTTTTTGTGCCAAAGAAATTTTAAGATCTCATGCAGATATTTGTGTAGATAAAAAAGATTTAAAAGAAATAATAAAGGTAATACAATGA
- a CDS encoding 50S ribosomal protein L25/general stress protein Ctc: MLEGIVRESIGRKAAKALKRDGYLIANIYGKGLENINAAFKVNEFIKEVRKKTTLAFDVKVADKVLNVVVVDYQKDPVTAELKHVDLKVAQKGVISKYMVPVKIVGTAMGLKNKGVLIQSKRRLKVKCAAENLPNYFELDVTKLDVGDALLIRDVVVPEGVTMVDADRVAVVGVEKAR, from the coding sequence ATGTTAGAAGGTATCGTTAGAGAGAGTATCGGTAGAAAAGCTGCTAAAGCTTTAAAAAGAGATGGTTATCTAATCGCAAACATCTACGGAAAAGGATTAGAAAACATCAATGCTGCTTTTAAAGTAAATGAATTTATTAAAGAAGTACGCAAAAAAACTACTTTAGCTTTTGATGTAAAAGTAGCAGATAAAGTATTAAATGTTGTGGTAGTTGATTATCAAAAAGATCCTGTAACTGCAGAATTAAAACACGTAGATTTAAAAGTAGCACAAAAAGGTGTTATTTCTAAATATATGGTTCCTGTAAAAATCGTAGGAACAGCTATGGGTCTTAAAAATAAAGGTGTTTTAATCCAATCAAAAAGAAGATTAAAAGTAAAATGTGCAGCTGAAAACTTACCAAATTATTTTGAATTAGATGTAACTAAACTTGATGTTGGTGATGCACTTTTAATCCGCGATGTAGTTGTACCTGAGGGTGTAACTATGGTTGATGCTGATAGAGTAGCTGTAGTTGGCGTAGAAAAAGCAAGATAA
- a CDS encoding transaldolase: protein MKKFSLWCDFIENEFLDHEFLDLIYSRTINGATSNPAIFKNAILNSAIYKEKIKKSNLKDKKALYEYLAIEDIAKAADKLAINYYENNDGFISIEIDPRLKDNTSLSLAEAKRLYTQIAKENVMMKIPATEASYEVMQELMKNGISVNATLIFDFEQTKKCFEALNLGLKEFRKNNTAAKKEPQAVISIFVSRFDRLLNNQVLDKNYIGILTATKAYNYIIKQNEANIRALFASTGVKGDDLEKDYYIKELLYDKAINTAPLDAIKAFKGKQIVFKEPLKDECIEKKLNANISKDALSKACKDLLDDGLEQFCIAYEDILKSL, encoded by the coding sequence ATGAAAAAATTTTCACTATGGTGTGATTTTATAGAAAATGAATTTTTAGATCATGAATTTTTAGATTTAATATACTCAAGAACAATCAATGGTGCTACTTCAAATCCTGCTATTTTTAAAAATGCGATTTTAAACTCGGCTATTTATAAAGAAAAAATCAAAAAATCAAATCTCAAAGATAAAAAAGCCTTATATGAGTATCTTGCGATAGAAGATATAGCTAAGGCCGCAGATAAATTAGCTATTAATTATTATGAAAATAATGATGGTTTTATTAGTATTGAAATTGACCCAAGATTAAAAGATAATACTAGCTTATCTTTGGCTGAGGCAAAAAGATTATACACGCAAATTGCAAAAGAAAATGTGATGATGAAAATTCCTGCCACAGAAGCTTCTTATGAAGTAATGCAAGAATTAATGAAAAATGGTATTAGTGTAAATGCTACTTTGATTTTTGATTTTGAGCAAACTAAAAAATGCTTTGAAGCTTTAAATTTAGGTTTAAAAGAATTTAGAAAAAATAATACCGCAGCCAAAAAAGAACCTCAAGCCGTTATTAGTATTTTTGTAAGCCGTTTTGATAGATTATTAAATAATCAAGTTTTAGATAAAAATTATATAGGAATTCTTACTGCAACAAAGGCTTATAATTATATCATTAAACAAAATGAAGCAAATATTAGAGCTTTATTTGCAAGTACGGGTGTTAAGGGTGATGATTTAGAAAAAGATTATTATATTAAAGAATTACTCTATGATAAAGCTATTAATACTGCACCACTAGATGCTATTAAGGCTTTTAAAGGTAAGCAAATCGTATTTAAAGAGCCTTTGAAAGATGAATGTATAGAGAAAAAATTGAATGCAAATATTTCAAAAGATGCTTTAAGTAAAGCTTGTAAAGATTTGCTTGATGATGGTTTAGAGCAATTTTGCATAGCTTATGAAGATATTTTAAAATCTTTATAA
- the fliF gene encoding flagellar basal-body MS-ring/collar protein FliF: MDYKTILHQVGQLYQNLSLRQRIIIAASIVVVVGFLVFLTLFRSGSTVASEAGYSVLFENANTSDSAMIVTQLEKSGVPYILRDEGTILVPNEQVYKQRLAIASAGLLPKDNKVGFELFDKQEFGATEAEQKVKYQRALEGELARTIESLEPIHSATVHIAFAKDTLFTQQQVPPTASVALTIKEGLKLNKKQIMGIKNLIASSVTKLTPENVKIMDQKGIPLDDEGAFESDLIAAQIKYKRDQEYELEQKIVASIAPFAGGYDRVVAKVSIDYDFSKEESQSEVYDPNTVVRSEQTLEEHREGYKDKENQGVPGAVSNIGPVEGLDDKGAREVYTKNQTTTNNEISKKITNTTKQFATVKRISAAVVVDGKYKVITDDQGNITNEYIPLSDKEIQAIENLTKGAIGFNLARGDAVEVNNLEFHRTAKVENKVQTFYSRFVEPFIPPVKYVFAAILLFIFYKKVIVPFSQKMLADIKLEEEMEGKDGQIIDEAEDAIEKFNAARKKVEEQLGFGDNFDEDALQYDVLLEKLRAVANEKGEEVALLLQKLVENEAEFGEKDI, translated from the coding sequence ATGGATTATAAAACTATACTGCACCAAGTAGGTCAGCTTTATCAAAATTTAAGTTTAAGACAGCGTATTATCATTGCTGCTTCTATTGTTGTTGTAGTTGGATTTTTAGTATTTTTAACCCTTTTTAGAAGTGGTTCTACAGTAGCTAGTGAGGCTGGATATTCAGTATTATTCGAAAATGCTAATACTAGCGATTCAGCGATGATAGTAACGCAACTTGAAAAAAGTGGGGTTCCTTATATTTTGCGTGATGAAGGAACTATTTTAGTACCTAATGAACAAGTATATAAGCAGCGTTTAGCTATTGCTTCTGCAGGGTTATTGCCAAAAGATAATAAAGTAGGTTTTGAGCTTTTTGATAAACAAGAATTTGGCGCAACAGAAGCTGAGCAAAAGGTAAAATACCAAAGAGCATTAGAAGGTGAGCTTGCTAGAACGATTGAAAGTTTAGAGCCTATTCATAGCGCCACAGTGCATATTGCTTTTGCTAAAGATACACTTTTTACTCAACAACAAGTCCCACCAACTGCTTCAGTAGCTTTGACGATAAAAGAAGGCTTAAAGCTTAATAAAAAGCAAATTATGGGGATTAAAAACTTAATTGCTTCTTCAGTGACAAAACTCACCCCTGAAAATGTAAAAATCATGGATCAAAAAGGTATTCCTTTAGATGATGAGGGTGCTTTTGAGAGTGATTTAATTGCTGCTCAAATTAAATATAAAAGAGATCAAGAATATGAATTAGAGCAAAAAATTGTTGCTTCTATTGCTCCATTTGCGGGTGGTTATGATAGGGTAGTAGCAAAGGTTAGTATTGATTATGATTTTTCTAAAGAAGAATCACAAAGTGAAGTATATGATCCAAACACAGTCGTGCGTAGTGAGCAAACTTTAGAAGAACATAGAGAAGGTTATAAAGATAAAGAAAATCAAGGTGTACCAGGCGCTGTTTCAAACATCGGTCCTGTAGAAGGTTTAGATGATAAAGGTGCACGCGAGGTTTATACTAAAAACCAAACTACAACTAATAATGAAATTTCTAAAAAAATCACCAATACCACTAAGCAATTTGCAACCGTTAAAAGAATTTCTGCAGCCGTTGTAGTAGATGGAAAATACAAAGTAATTACTGATGATCAGGGAAATATTACTAATGAATATATTCCTTTGAGCGATAAAGAAATTCAAGCTATTGAAAATCTCACTAAAGGCGCTATAGGTTTTAATCTTGCTAGAGGTGATGCGGTTGAAGTAAATAATTTGGAATTTCATAGAACAGCTAAAGTTGAAAATAAGGTTCAAACTTTCTATTCAAGATTTGTTGAGCCATTTATCCCGCCTGTTAAGTATGTCTTTGCTGCGATTTTACTTTTCATCTTTTATAAAAAAGTTATTGTGCCATTTTCACAAAAAATGCTTGCAGATATCAAGCTTGAAGAAGAGATGGAAGGAAAAGACGGGCAAATCATTGACGAGGCTGAAGATGCTATTGAAAAATTCAACGCAGCACGTAAGAAAGTTGAAGAACAACTTGGCTTTGGGGATAATTTTGATGAAGATGCACTTCAATATGATGTCTTGCTCGAAAAATTAAGAGCAGTGGCTAATGAAAAAGGTGAAGAAGTGGCATTATTGTTACAAAAACTTGTTGAAAATGAAGCTGAATTTGGTGAGAAGGATATCTGA
- a CDS encoding HAD-IIA family hydrolase, which produces MLFLDVQGTLISDYDKSPINGALELIKSLNKEKIPYVIITNNTKKLDFLNYLQNLGFEINEKVYIDPFCVLKDHLKPCKIAAFGAKEFLDSLQELGYELDCKNPKAFLLASYDDFKFQDFASMIEYLKNGVQAIAMHESSIYKKNSRLYPGVGSIMSMLKNACEFDYKVIGKPSKAFYESALNLLKQQDCNVSFEKTLIISDDFKGDLLGAYELGMQTALVLSGKISNTQGLDTTKLNFVYDSIKDYYISRFK; this is translated from the coding sequence ATGTTATTTTTAGATGTACAAGGGACTTTGATTTCAGATTATGATAAAAGTCCTATAAATGGTGCTTTAGAACTCATTAAATCTTTAAATAAAGAAAAAATTCCTTATGTGATTATTACCAATAATACTAAAAAATTAGATTTTTTAAATTATTTGCAAAATTTGGGTTTTGAAATTAATGAAAAAGTCTATATTGATCCTTTTTGTGTTTTAAAAGATCATTTAAAGCCTTGTAAAATAGCAGCTTTTGGAGCAAAAGAATTTTTAGATTCACTTCAAGAGTTAGGTTATGAGCTTGATTGTAAAAATCCAAAAGCATTTTTACTGGCAAGTTATGATGATTTTAAATTTCAAGATTTTGCTAGTATGATAGAGTATCTTAAAAATGGCGTGCAAGCTATAGCAATGCATGAAAGTAGTATTTATAAGAAAAATTCAAGGCTTTATCCAGGCGTTGGAAGTATTATGTCTATGCTTAAAAATGCATGCGAGTTTGATTATAAGGTGATAGGAAAACCTAGTAAGGCTTTTTATGAAAGTGCTTTAAATTTATTAAAACAACAAGATTGTAATGTAAGTTTTGAAAAGACTTTAATCATTAGTGATGATTTTAAAGGCGATTTGCTTGGTGCTTATGAGCTTGGCATGCAAACAGCCTTAGTTTTAAGCGGTAAAATTTCTAACACTCAAGGTCTTGATACAACTAAACTTAATTTTGTATATGATAGTATTAAGGATTACTACATATCGAGGTTTAAATGA
- a CDS encoding LptF/LptG family permease — protein MSIFFRYISSLYLKSFFILFFSLTFFFVAIDFLLNFNRLPKSANLELLYIFFLTCSAASYILPLAIVLALVLCIFNMIRSNEFVSLYALGLSKNQVIFYPFLWAMFFCCVYVGLNFSSFAYADEYKSNILKRGVVDREGGEVLIKYNDKFIYIQKTSSQTLYNVKIFDVKNLDIQNIIHAKTAKFNGNSWDLNDAKATNVPQNLIVSKEGLSIEEFKNIKGLEDFSPKILERISLVESNPSYSILDALESMVIFAKQNISTNTLRTSLYSLVLTPFFAPFLMLIVYYYFPLTARFFNLALLAFVFFVCILLVWGLLFLLTRLSENEILLPELGIMLPVFILISIGSFYYFKHK, from the coding sequence ATGAGTATATTTTTTCGCTATATTTCATCTTTGTATTTAAAATCATTTTTTATTTTATTTTTTTCTTTGACTTTTTTCTTTGTAGCGATTGATTTTTTGCTCAATTTCAATAGGCTACCAAAAAGTGCAAATTTAGAGCTTTTGTATATATTTTTTTTAACATGCTCAGCAGCTTCTTATATACTACCTTTAGCTATAGTCCTTGCTTTGGTTTTATGTATTTTTAATATGATACGCTCGAATGAATTTGTTAGCTTGTATGCTTTGGGTTTAAGTAAAAATCAAGTGATTTTTTATCCTTTTTTATGGGCTATGTTTTTTTGTTGTGTTTATGTTGGACTTAATTTTAGCTCTTTTGCTTATGCAGATGAATATAAAAGTAATATTCTTAAGCGTGGCGTTGTAGATAGAGAGGGCGGGGAAGTTTTGATTAAATATAATGATAAATTTATTTATATACAAAAAACAAGTTCTCAAACCCTATATAATGTAAAAATCTTTGATGTAAAAAATTTAGACATTCAAAACATAATCCATGCAAAAACTGCTAAATTTAATGGAAATTCTTGGGATTTAAATGATGCTAAAGCTACTAATGTACCACAAAATTTGATTGTTTCAAAAGAGGGTTTGAGTATAGAAGAATTTAAAAATATTAAAGGTTTAGAAGACTTTTCTCCAAAAATTTTAGAAAGAATTTCTTTAGTAGAGAGCAATCCTTCTTATTCTATTTTAGATGCACTAGAAAGTATGGTAATTTTTGCAAAACAAAATATTTCTACTAATACACTTAGAACAAGTTTATATTCTTTAGTTCTTACACCATTTTTTGCACCATTTTTAATGCTTATTGTGTATTATTATTTTCCTTTAACTGCAAGATTTTTTAATCTCGCACTTTTAGCTTTTGTGTTTTTTGTGTGCATACTTTTGGTTTGGGGTTTGTTGTTTTTATTAACAAGATTGAGTGAAAATGAAATTTTACTTCCAGAGCTTGGTATAATGCTACCAGTATTTATTTTAATAAGTATAGGAAGTTTTTATTATTTTAAACACAAATAA
- the fliG gene encoding flagellar motor switch protein FliG: MIKLSEEQKMVYDDLSMPEKVAIFLIQLGEDVTTVLFSHMDINVITEISRYIALAKNVDKPVATAVLEEFYTLLQSNQYLKSGGLEYAKEILFRTFGPEIANKILEKLTKSMENNQNFAYLSQIKPQQLADFIIKEHPQTIALILAHMDTTQAAETLEYFSDELRAEVVIRMANLGDISPSIIKRVSAVLESKLESLTSYKVEVGGPRAVAEVLNRLGQKASKTTLSYIEQSDEKLATTIKDLMFTFDDISQLSTNAIREVLKAADKRDLMIGLKGASEDLKQKFMANMSTRAAEAFVEEMGFLGAVRVKDVEEAQRKVVEVVQKLAEQGLIQVGEADEMIE, translated from the coding sequence ATGATAAAGCTTAGTGAAGAACAAAAAATGGTCTATGATGACCTTTCTATGCCAGAAAAGGTCGCAATTTTTTTAATTCAACTTGGAGAAGATGTAACGACAGTTTTATTTTCTCATATGGATATTAATGTCATCACTGAAATTTCTCGCTATATCGCTTTAGCAAAAAATGTTGACAAACCAGTTGCTACTGCAGTTTTAGAAGAATTTTATACTTTATTACAATCAAACCAATACCTAAAAAGTGGCGGTTTGGAATATGCAAAAGAAATTTTATTTAGAACTTTTGGCCCTGAAATTGCCAATAAAATTTTGGAAAAACTTACCAAAAGTATGGAAAATAATCAAAATTTTGCTTATCTTTCTCAAATCAAACCACAACAGCTTGCTGACTTTATCATTAAAGAACACCCTCAAACCATAGCTTTGATTTTAGCTCATATGGATACTACTCAAGCTGCTGAAACTTTGGAATATTTTAGCGATGAGTTAAGGGCTGAGGTTGTAATAAGAATGGCAAATCTTGGGGATATTTCACCTTCAATTATCAAAAGAGTATCTGCGGTGCTTGAAAGTAAACTTGAAAGTCTTACTTCTTATAAAGTTGAAGTGGGTGGTCCAAGAGCGGTTGCTGAAGTGCTTAATCGCTTGGGTCAAAAAGCATCCAAAACAACACTTTCTTATATTGAGCAAAGTGATGAAAAACTTGCTACAACCATTAAAGATTTAATGTTTACTTTTGATGATATTTCTCAGCTTAGTACTAATGCGATTAGAGAAGTTTTAAAAGCTGCTGATAAACGCGATTTGATGATAGGTTTAAAGGGTGCAAGCGAGGATTTAAAGCAAAAATTTATGGCAAATATGTCAACGCGTGCTGCTGAAGCTTTTGTAGAAGAAATGGGCTTTTTGGGTGCTGTGCGTGTAAAAGATGTAGAAGAAGCACAAAGAAAAGTTGTAGAAGTGGTGCAAAAACTTGCAGAACAAGGTCTTATCCAAGTGGGTGAGGCTGATGAGATGATAGAGTAA